In Desulfofundulus kuznetsovii DSM 6115, the following are encoded in one genomic region:
- a CDS encoding MarR family winged helix-turn-helix transcriptional regulator, producing MPQGEGYLAVRTVIELTRTMDLLEDLLARHFAHFNLSQPKFNALMELYYAGEEGLPLSELGQRMLVSRANITGLVDRLERDGLVVRVVDPKDRRVIRAQITPRAVQLIHGVLPLHMDLLKRATSSLNIEEKETLIRLLVKLQQGLDKL from the coding sequence TTGCCCCAGGGAGAAGGTTACCTGGCCGTACGTACCGTAATTGAGCTTACCCGAACGATGGATTTGCTGGAAGACTTGCTGGCCAGGCACTTTGCCCATTTCAACCTTTCCCAGCCCAAATTTAATGCCCTGATGGAACTGTATTATGCCGGGGAAGAGGGCCTTCCCCTTTCCGAACTGGGGCAGCGCATGCTGGTTAGCCGGGCCAATATTACCGGCCTGGTGGACCGGTTGGAAAGGGACGGGCTGGTAGTCCGTGTTGTTGATCCTAAAGACCGGCGTGTGATCCGCGCCCAAATCACTCCCCGGGCCGTACAGCTTATCCACGGGGTCTTGCCCCTGCACATGGACCTGCTTAAACGAGCCACATCCAGCTTAAACATCGAAGAAAAGGAAACCCTTATCCGTCTTTTAGTTAAACTGCAACAGGGCCTGGATAAATTGTAA